The Astatotilapia calliptera chromosome 22, fAstCal1.2, whole genome shotgun sequence region aacatttttgtttccccCTGCTGTAGTTTTTCCGGGTGTTGAACAACTACTCCCTGCagcacaaactgctgctgactGGAACTCCTCTGCAGAACAACCTCGAGGAGCTTTTCCACCTGCTCAACTTCCTCACGCCCGAGAGGTTCAGGTGAGCCTGAGCTCTGTTGTAAAAATGTATCGCTTTACTGTCAGATAAGTAAAGGAATACCTCACGTGTGATCTGGTTtctctgtcatttctttttctgcagTAAGTTGGAGATCTTCTTGGAGGAGTTTGCCGACATTGCCAAGGAGGACCAGATCAAGAAGCTACACGACATGCTGGGTCCGCACATGCTCAGGAGGCTGAAGGCTGACGTCTTCAAGCACATGCCCTCCAAGACCGAGCTCATCGTCAGAGTGGAGCTCAGCCAGCTGCAGAAGTGAGTGGGGTGGTTGGTACAGCAgcagctgtagaagagaggtcAGAGGAGTGGACATGAGGCTGAATGTTTGTGGTCTGTTTGCAGGAAATATTACAAATTTATCCTGACGAAAAACTTTGAGGCTTTGAACACCAAAGGAGGAGGAAACCAGGTTTCACTGCTCAACGTCGTCATGGACCTCAAAAAATGCTGCAACCACCCCTACCTCTTCCCCGGGGCTGCTATGGTACGACCCAAACACCAGGGAGAGACCATTTATTTAAGAAGGAGGCTGTGGACGGCTCCTACTGTTCTACCTTTGGACAAACCttttatgcaatttatgaaaccTTAACATTTGATTGGTCCCAACAGGAAGCTCCAAAGATGCCCAACGGGATGTATGATGGAAATGCTCTCATCAAGTCTTCAGGGAAACTGATGTTACTGCAAAAGATGATGAGGAAGCTGAAGGAGGGAGGACACAGAGTGCTAGTTTTCTCTCAGGTACAACGCCGGACGTCTCAAACAATCTGATACTAAAGATAAATCAACTTGGAAGTCTTTATCTTAAACTaacctttctattttttttctgtagatgACTAAAATGTTGGACTTGCTAGAAGACTTCCTGGAGAACGAAGGCTACAAGTACGAGAGGATTGACGGAGGAATCACAGGAGGGATGAGACAGGAGGCCATTGACAGATTCAATGGTGAGTTGATCCTTATCTCACCTGCTCTCTTCTCTTCCTTCACCTTTCATATCTTTTCCACTCCTGTGTATCAACGCTGGATTCATCACACCTGGAAAAAACTGCTTTCCTATTGGAAAAACTGGAATAACGAATGAAAGctttgcaggtttttttttttggaacgCTGTCCAGGGGGTCGAATTGGGTCCTTTTATAGGGGGCAGAATGTAAACATCACCGGCTTTAGGATTGTTCCAGTTGATTCACTAAATCTGATTCTTGAAGCAACTTTATTCTCTTTCCTACTTCATCCTTCAGCTCCTGGTGCTCAGCAATTTGCTTTCCTGCTGTCGACGAGAGCCGGAGGGTTGGGAATCAATCTGGCTACTGCCGACACCGTCATCATCTACGACTCGGACTGGAATCCGCACAATGACATCCAGGTACAGTCGCAGAGACATTAGTcatcactcacacattcacccAAACTGCTTATTCATACGTGTATTTTTGCTTTCAGGCCTTCAGCAGAGCTCATCGTATCGGTCAAAACAAGAAGGTGATGATCTACCGATTCGTCACCAAGGCCTCAGTGGAGGAGAGGATTACTCAGGTAAATATAAGCAGAGTCCCACAGAGTTGAAATCTTGGCTGGTTGCTCTTATAAAATTTCCCTCTCTCCTTACCTGCTCTGCTCTCTCCAGGTTGCCAAGAAGAAGATGATGCTGACTCACCTGGTGGTCCGGCCTGGCCTCGGATCCAAGACGGGCTCCATGTCCAAGCAGGAGCTGGATGACATCCTCAAGTTTGGAACAGAAGAGCTGTTCAAGGATGAGGGAGAAGGTGAGGGTGGAGGGAAGCTTGGGAGAAgacaacagaaagagagagggagggaaaattATGTGAACTGAAGTCTGTGCGTCTGCAGGTGAGAACAAAGAGGAGGACAGCAGCATCATTCACTACGATGACAAAGCCATAGAGCGACTACTGGACAGGAACCAGGACGCCACTGACGACACGGAGCTGCAGAGCATGAATGAATACCTGAGCTCCTTCAAAGTGGCTCAATATGTGGtgaaagatgaggaggaggaggtgagcgCCTGAGCCCATCAGGAGTGACCTTCATACACCCAGCTCCCCTTTTGTCCTTTTAACCACCTTCGTCCTTCTTGTTgctcaggaggaggaggtgcagcGGGAGATCATTAAGCAGGAGGAGAGCGTGGATCCAGACTACTGGGAGAAGCTGCTGCGTCACCATTacgagcagcagcaggaggatctGGCCCGAAACCTGGGCAAAGGCAAACGTATCCGCAAGCAGGTCAACTACAACGACGGCTCTCAAGAAGACAGAGGTGAGAGGGCGTCTTCTTCTACTCCTTACTTTTTAGAGAGGGGAAAACAGTGttttatatgtataaaataaaatggtctAAGAACAGATTTAGTATTTTGTGCTCAAAATATTTGAGGAAAACGCACGGGTGTATTAGAGTTCAGAGTTTTCAGTGAGGAGTTTCTCCTCTGCTGAGGGGGAAGCTTGAGTTTAAGGTCACTTCTCTCTTCAAGTGTCTCTAATGATGTCGTTGGTCGCTTTACATAAGGAAGAAGGGTTTTCGCTTCTCTTCATGgctcactgaaaaaaaaaaaccacctgaTGAAATGGATTTTgaacatttaatgaaaaataaaaacgggAACATCCATCCTCCTGTGCTGCCTCCTCACATGCCCCTCCccccttttctcctcctcctcacttttcaccttctttttccatttcccctttttcttcttcttctaacacCCCTCCCCATTACCCATTTCTATGATGAGTCCCCCCCCCTTTGActtcacctttgacctttggttaaaaaaaaaaaaaagaacttttctgaaaaacttgtaggattttcaaatttataACATCTACTAGGAGACTGATCACTCCCTCTCCCCAGGGTTTTGCTCTACTGCTTCTTTCTCCTTCCCACCTCCCTCATTTCTCCTGCTCCTCCCCCTTTGAATGGGACTTCTGGTGAAGGGGAGCAGTGCTCAAAGAATCTCAGCCTGATTTATAAGAAAAACTGTAGATTACATGAAACAAGCTGTGGTGTGCGTACGTGCAGATAGAGAAATGATGAAATTTAAATCTTCCTTTTTACTTTTGTCTCAAAGCTGATTGGCAGGATGACCAGTCAGATGGCCAATCAGATTACTCGGTGGCATCTGAGGAGGGCGATGAGGACTTTGACGAGAGATCAGAAGGTAAAAACTTGGTTAACTTGTTTCCTGAGGTCCAGGatgaaatgtttaatatttgctCTCTACATTTAAAGCAGTCTAATTAGTGCTGGTTACTTCACAAGTACATAAAAACAGGATCTCCAGCTTCACTTACTCACAAAAttgttctgttttaaaaaatattttttggaaaAGTGACTCATGTTAAACCTGCAGAACAGAATAACTAAAGGTTTAAACGACAGACAAGAGAAACTGAATGTATTCTAAGCTTTTAACTCAATAAACTCTGAATGTCATTCTGTAGACGGAAAAGGGAAACATTAATTTTGAGTGTTGCAGCACGGTCTGCCTCCCTGCAGAGTGTTTCTTATCATCTGTAAAATCACCAGCGTTGTTTCCTCTCTGCAGCCAACTCTCGCAGGCCGAGCAGGAAGGGCCTGAGGAACGACAAAGACAAACCGCTGCCTCCCCTGCTGGCCAGGGTGGGGGGCAACATCGAGGTGAGCGTCTCAGAGACTCAAAGCTTCAAACATCTCAGATTATAAGTGTATCAGTGGTGACCTTGTTCTTTGAATAGTCTTTAAGGTATAATGGTGGTATATCTCAAAACTCAACTATCGTGGATCTTATGACTGTTTGTTCTCTGTATGTAAACTCTGATGTTTACCCCTCTGACGTTTCCCAGGTTTTGGGCTTCAACTCTCGGCAGAGGAAGGCCTTCCTGAACGCAGTGATGCGTTATGGGATGCCCCCACAAGACGCCTTCACCACCCAGTGGCTGGTCCGAGACCTGCGAGGGAAATCTGAGAAAGAATTCAAGTGAGGATCGCAGCTTAAATACAAACACGTGGCTTCCACTGAAGACAGTGAAGTGCTCATCAAGGTGGTCTTCTGCCACATTTTAAACTGATGTAATAAAGCTTTTTATTGCTTCATCTTTTAAACTCCCTCAGGGCCTACGTGTCTTTGTTTATGCGTCACCTCTGTGAGCCCGGGGCCGACGGGGCCGAGACCTTTGCGGACGGCGTCCCCAGAGAAGGGCTGTCTCGGCAGCACGTCCTCACCCGCATCGGAGTCATGTCACTTATTCGCAAAAAGGTAATGAAGgcactctttctttcattttgtaatAAGAGGCTAACAGCTGTAGATCGCCTTAGGGTTGGTTCATACGCTTGTTTTGAAGaacttggtttgtttgttttgttggaaaTGCATTTGAAGCTAGAAATGAACCAGCAGTCTGCAGCAGGAATTTGATTCTCTGCTGTCTTCATAGTTCCACTTGTGCTTTCAGGCTCTTTCTATGTGTAAAAACTGTTACCAGTCACTTAAAAGTACAGTTAACCTCCGACACTTTGGCTCAtcggaccaaaaacaaaacttttttccaTCTTCAAATAATGAGAGGTATTTGAGGATGagtgtatgttttctttttattctctctGTAAACTCAGTCAAGCTTTCCTATTTTTTCTTACTAAACTGGGATGACTGGGTTTGTTGGAGTATAGCAGTATAACATTTTATTCAACAGGGTTTTgcaatttttgcttttaaacacacaaataactgaaaaagaaaaacaaattatgcTTAAAAGAAACTTTGTCTGaatatttctcagttttttcttaattattttctttaaaaatcattAACAACCTTTTAGAGTTAAATAAAACTCTGCGCCTGTAACATCTTCACTGTTTTGAACTCCAGAGCTTGTAGGAGATCTGTTGTACTTGTTAGCTGCAGGCTGGGCTCCAGAGACCGTCTTTAGTGAACGAGTGGAGTTGAAGCTTAAATGAGTTAAATCTGGTCTCAGGGGGGAAACTctggttttgttttataaatgcaGCATTTCTAATGTGTTTGAAGTAAATGCCACTTCATTTAGAAGCTGGTAGGCGAAAAGTCAAAACTGAACAATTTCatgctgccccctggtggtgaaaGCTTTGGTTAAAATATACAAAAGTTATTTAGAAAAACAAGGATGAAAATTAACTTGGTAATGTCATGTTCCCCAGAAATGCTTGatttgagatttttattttattttgtttctatttaGTTTGAGCAACATGTAGAGACGTCTTGCTGACGCGCTCGCCTGTTTTCCAGGTTCAGGAGTTCGAGCACGTAAACGGCCAGTGGTCGATGCCCTGGATGGCCGAGCTGGAGGAGAACAAGAGGGCCGCGGCTCAGCCCGATTCTCCTGCAAAAACGCCGTCCACCGGCACCCCCGCCGACACGCAGCCCAACACGCCTGTGCCAGGTAACACTCACACTGGAGCTAAACCAACAAATACACAAGTCATACAGGATACTCGATGTGTTTGTGATGAAAAATAAAGCGTATAAAAATAGAACAATATCACGAGATACTTTGTTTGTAGTCGACGACTCCTCGAAGGACTGTGAGAAGGATGTGAAGAAAGAGGGCGAGGCAGAGAAGAACGGTAAAGAGGCCGGAAAAACCAGCAACGAGGTAAAGACTGAGTGCTGTGAATGAAATCGGGTTTATGGAGTCGGAAGGAGGAAAGATTTTTAATCTTCCACGTCTGCGGCAGGTGATCGCCATCCCAGACGATGACGAGAAGAGTCCGTCAGCCGAGCAGGAGAAGAAGAACGGGGAGCCAATGGAGACGGACAAACCGAGCAATGGCGAAACGGAGGGcgtgaaagagaaagaaggcgAGAAGATGGAGGAAGGAGAGGGTGAGAAGAAGAGTCCAGAGGGAGCGGAGGAAACGAAGCCCCCCTCAGAGGCAAAGAcagaggggtcagaggtcaaacctgaggatgcagaggtcaaaggtAAAACTAGTCACTCGGGATTCTTcctgttttaatatatttttaaataaaactttagagAGTAAGTGATAGAGATACACCTTGTTATTTGGTTACTaagttcttccttttttttaaaaaatcttgatttcagcagaagaaaagaaggaagagaagacagaaaagaTGGACACCACGCCTCCCGCAGATGAAAAGAAAGGTGCCGATGACGTTTCCTGCAGGGTTTCTCGGCGCTCTCTGACGCTCTGCTGTCGTTAATTGTGATTCCTTTTTCATCCTCCCGCAGATgtgaaggaggagaaggagactCAGAAACCAGTGGAATCGGCGGCCAAACTGCAGAACGGAGACGGCAACAAGGAGGGAACGGCATCGACCGCCGCTGCCACGGCGAGCGGGGCCAgcgaggagaagaagaaagccaAGACTCGGTTCATGTTCAACATCGCAGACGGAGGATTCACAGGTACACGCTGGCTCAGACTCGAGCACAACTCATTCGAATGTTTTCAATTCAACGCTGACTCACGTGTTTCTCTCAGAGCTCCACTCACTGTGGCAGAACGAGGAGCGCGCTGCCACGGTAACCAAGAAAACCAACGAGATCTGGCATCGCCGCCACGACTACTGGCTGCTGGCCGGCATCATACAGTATCCTTTGCacgcctgtctgtctgtttggctTCCCTGGAGACTAAAACAATAGCACTTAATGTGAGATCAGAGTCTGTTGTTTCCTTTGACCTCTACCTCCTTCAGACACGGTTACGCCCGCTGGCAGGACATCCAGAATGACGTCAAGTTCGCCATCCTCAACGAGCCTTTTAAAGGAGAGATGAACAGAGGAAACTTCCTGGAAATCAAGAACAAGTTCCTCGCCAGAAGATTCAAGGTATGAAAGATTTGactttaaagatattttttttctgataaagacttgtttcaggTAAAGGACGACATCaacactgtttgtgtttctgatcGTTTTCTTCCACTCATCTGATATTCGATGTTACAGAGGAGATGGATCTTTGAACTGAgcagaacatttaaaataaaatgactctTTGTTCGCCTCCGCTGCAGCTGTTGGAACAGGCGCTGGTGATCGAGGAGCAGCTGCGACGCGCCGCCTACCTCAACATGTCGGAGGACCCCTCCCACCCCTCCATGGCCCTCAACACCCGCTTCAGCGAGGTGGAGTGTCTGGCCGAGTCTCACCAGCACCTCAGCAAGGAGTCCATGTCCGGGAACAAACCGGCCAACGCCGTCCTGCACAAAGGTAACGTCGGCGAGCAGGcttagctgtttgtttttagagTCGCGCTGCTAAAAATGTCAACTTTGTCTGATTTTTAAGATAAAAGCACCTTGAGAACATTAAAATAAGTTGTGAAGAACCTCGAAAATAACTCTAATGTATGTGTCTGTCCTCCCTCAGTGCTGAAGCAGTTGGAGGAGCTGCTGAGTGACATGAAGGCGGACGTCACCCGGCTGCCTGCAACCATCGCCCGGATACCGCCGGTTGCAGTCCGACTCCAGATGTCTGAGAGGAACATCCTGAGCCGCTTGGCAAGCCGAGCACCTGAACCACAGCCGCAGACACAGCAGgtaactaacacacacacacacacacacacacacacacacacacacacacgacatcTCTCTGACCCCACCTCTCCGTTCCTCCCCCGGCAGATGTCGCAGCAGTGAGACTGAACGTCGGCTCTTTACCTCGAAAACCACCCCCTGCCTCACCTCGACATTCCTGATTGGTGCACAGGAGTAAGACAGACTTCGCGCCTCAAGCTTGAAGCCACGCCCACTTcacattttttggttttgtttgtttgttttgattacCCCCACCCCTGAAAAAAAAGGACTTTACagatttttcccccccccccggaGGATCAaatccccctcccctccccactGAGAACGAGGCTGTGGACAGaaaagctgttttattttttcctccatttttttCAACTTCTGTATTAATATTATTGATATAATGTTATTATGATGGTTTTTTTTGGGacctaaacaaaataaaaaaattaaatgaagttTTGTTGGAGCTTAAGTGATCCTCATAAAAACTCTGCCAACTTTTTATATCCGGTAtaattgtttttctctgtgttgtaGCAGCAATGATGTTAAAGGAGGAGGTGTGAGTCCTGAACATGTGGCAGCTTTGTGACTTAAAgatgtgatttgtttttgagaatttaaaaaattaattggtcgagtgaaagaaaatggaagGATGAAAGGTGTTTACTGCTGTTGAAGCTTTACACACACATTATGACTTTACTGTTTTTGTTCACTTTCTCGCGGTTAATTTTCCTCCGGCTTGTTGTGATTTGCATTTTTAGCGCTTCACCTCACAGGAGTCTCCACCAGCCAGCAAGCTTAGCTCCAGGTACTTGACGGCAAGCCACTGGCCGCATTGTTGGCTGTACCTGTTCAACTcctcattaacacaaatatcaaaTTAAATGGCTGCCATGTTATTGGTTGGTGCATTCGGGCATGTACGCGTGGGGAAGAGAGGTGAATGTGGAATGGCGTGAGATGGGCTGTTctgattatttttaaagaaattgcTGATCTGCTTTGGAGAGGCTACGTGGGTAAATCAGAGTCCAAAATGGAGAAAATGTCCAGAGTGCAGCAGAGtacttgttgatgtcagaggagcTGGCCTGTTCAAGCTGACAGGAATGCAACAGTGACCTCAAATGACCACCAGATACAACCGAGTGCAGCCTGGAAACAAATGCACGCATGCATCTCTCCCATCAGGAAACGAGTCACAGCCCAAAGACTGAAGAAAAGCAGTCCTCAGGTACGTCTCTGTCCACACGTCATCAAACTGGTTTCTCATgactgagttcactgtactcgaGGCCTCCACCGTGTGACGCCATCGTATtcatatggaccaaaatctcaggaGTGTATCCAGTACCTTTGTACCACGAAGAGCCGAAGCAGCACTGAAGGAGGGTTGAATCCAGTACGAGTAAGGTGTGACCATGAAAGAATATATATCAGGTAACTGTATTTTAAACTCCTTTAAATGTCACCAAGTCCTCAATGACCCACGCGGTGTTCGTATTTTTAGTTTGGTTTAATGTTTCTCACTGTATGAGACTTCACCTGAAAGGCAAAATCTTCTGCTCTATTAAAATGTGCCTGCTCAGGTGGGCGACTGCTGCACATTCAACGTGGACTCATTTAAAACACAAGCCCTTTAAAACCTATCGTTTGTATTTAGGCTGAAGAATATTAAAGATGCCAAACAAACAAGGGCACAAagacgctgtgtgtgtgtagcaaaCATGACTTTATTAGAAAGTCCAGGCTGTTCTCTCTGAGCGTGTCAAAGAAGTACAGAAGAAACactgacgatgatgatgatgagcgaCTCCCACCTTCCACCATTCGGTCTAAGATGGACTAATATATTTCAAAGGTTAAATAATCACTTCAGCCTCAAAGCTCCTTCACACACAGGGGACCGATCCAGGCTGAACAAAGAAACATGTTGAACATTCAAACCACAGATAACAAAACTCAGGCTGGTTCACAACACGATGAAACAAATGCAGGACAGCCGGACGGAGCTGGGCACGCGAGCAGGTGGGTTAATCACGCAGGAAGTCAGATTTCTGCTCAGTAATGGTCTGCACCGAGAGAAGAGCCAAGCAGGAATCTGTAAACCCAGGTTTAACACAGAAAGAGCAGCTGTGCTTAAATGTTTCAAGCTCGAGTAGGAAACCTGATTTCAGTGTCACTCATGAGGATTCGTGGCGTGAGCGTTAGGATGAAGAGCGAGAAAGTCAGAATTGGTCGATttaggcaacaaactgttctgaGAGGTGAGCAGGTTCATCATAGTCGGGCTTCCTCTGCTGCTGGATCATCGAAA contains the following coding sequences:
- the chd4a gene encoding chromodomain-helicase-DNA-binding protein 4a isoform X2, which translates into the protein MSASDDERDEYGAPEDRLMHDDEEGEISENETPKVRKKKKAKKSRESKGSKRRSRREELPISSPEPMDLGGVDDGEDGGPGQRSESEGSDYTPGRKKKKRASSGKDKKRNSAAAERSASKKKEPEPEEDEDDDDDDGMEPKSSSQLLDDWGMEDIDHVFTEEDYRSLTNYKAFSQFVRPLIAAKNPKIAVSKMMMVLGAKWREFSTNNPLRGAAAANAALATANVPAAVDTMVAEVTPPAAAQPPPAEPPQAPAPPLRKAKTKEGKGPNARRKSKPAPKPQEKKNNTKTKKVAPLKIKLGGLNSKRKRSSSEEDEPDVDSDFDNGSINSVAVSEGSNSRSSRSKKKPSKSKPKKKKDVEDGDGYETDHQDYCEVCQQGGEIILCDTCPRAYHMVCLDPDMEKAPEGTWSCPHCEKEGIQWEAREDGSDGEEDNGDAGDMEEDDHHMEFCRVCKDGGELLCCDSCPSSYHIHCLNPPLPEIPNGEWICPRCMCPPMKGKVQKILTWRWGDPPPPTPVPRPPDLPADAPDPAPLAGRPEREFFAKWCNMSYWHCSWVTELQLELHCQVMFRNYQRKNDMEEPPPIDFGEGEEDKCVKRKSKDPMYKHLEEKYLRFGIKMEWLMVHRILNHSVDRKNNVHYLIKWRELPYDQATWEAEDMDIPEYDPYKQQYWNHRELMMGEEGRPGKKIKVKGRVKRPERPPENPVIDPTIKFERQPEYLDSTGGTLHPYQLEGLNWLRFSWAQGTDTILADEMGLGKTVQTAVFLYSLYKEGHSKGPFLVSAPLSTIINWEREFEMWAPDMYVVTYIGDKDSRAVIRENEFSFEDNAVRGGKKASRMKKDVSIKFHVLLTSYELITIDMAVLGSIDWACLVVDEAHRLKNNQSKFFRVLNNYSLQHKLLLTGTPLQNNLEELFHLLNFLTPERFSKLEIFLEEFADIAKEDQIKKLHDMLGPHMLRRLKADVFKHMPSKTELIVRVELSQLQKKYYKFILTKNFEALNTKGGGNQVSLLNVVMDLKKCCNHPYLFPGAAMEAPKMPNGMYDGNALIKSSGKLMLLQKMMRKLKEGGHRVLVFSQMTKMLDLLEDFLENEGYKYERIDGGITGGMRQEAIDRFNAPGAQQFAFLLSTRAGGLGINLATADTVIIYDSDWNPHNDIQAFSRAHRIGQNKKVMIYRFVTKASVEERITQVAKKKMMLTHLVVRPGLGSKTGSMSKQELDDILKFGTEELFKDEGEGENKEEDSSIIHYDDKAIERLLDRNQDATDDTELQSMNEYLSSFKVAQYVVKDEEEEEEEVQREIIKQEESVDPDYWEKLLRHHYEQQQEDLARNLGKGKRIRKQVNYNDGSQEDRADWQDDQSDGQSDYSVASEEGDEDFDERSEANSRRPSRKGLRNDKDKPLPPLLARVGGNIEVLGFNSRQRKAFLNAVMRYGMPPQDAFTTQWLVRDLRGKSEKEFKAYVSLFMRHLCEPGADGAETFADGVPREGLSRQHVLTRIGVMSLIRKKVQEFEHVNGQWSMPWMAELEENKRAAAQPDSPAKTPSTGTPADTQPNTPVPVDDSSKDCEKDVKKEGEAEKNGKEAGKTSNEVIAIPDDDEKSPSAEQEKKNGEPMETDKPSNGETEGVKEKEGEKMEEGEGEKKSPEGAEETKPPSEAKTEGSEVKPEDAEVKEEKKEEKTEKMDTTPPADEKKDVKEEKETQKPVESAAKLQNGDGNKEGTASTAAATASGASEEKKKAKTRFMFNIADGGFTELHSLWQNEERAATVTKKTNEIWHRRHDYWLLAGIIQHGYARWQDIQNDVKFAILNEPFKGEMNRGNFLEIKNKFLARRFKLLEQALVIEEQLRRAAYLNMSEDPSHPSMALNTRFSEVECLAESHQHLSKESMSGNKPANAVLHKVLKQLEELLSDMKADVTRLPATIARIPPVAVRLQMSERNILSRLASRAPEPQPQTQQMSQQ
- the chd4a gene encoding chromodomain-helicase-DNA-binding protein 4a isoform X1 gives rise to the protein MSASDDERDEYGAPEDRLMHDDEEGEISENETPKVRKKKKAKKSRESKGSKRRSRREELPISSPEPMDLGGVDDGEDGGPGQRSESEGSDYTPGRKKKKRASSGKDKKRNSAAAERSASKKKEPEPEEDEDDDDDDGMEPKSSSQLLDDWGMEDIDHVFTEEDYRSLTNYKAFSQFVRPLIAAKNPKIAVSKMMMVLGAKWREFSTNNPLRGAAAANAALATANVPAAVDTMVAEVTPPAAAQPPPAEPPQAPAPPLRKAKTKEGKGPNARRKSKPAPKPQEKKNNTKTKKVAPLKIKLGGLNSKRKRSSSEEDEPDVDSDFDNGSINSVAVSEGSNSRSSRSKKKPSKSKPKKKKDVEDGDGYETDHQDYCEVCQQGGEIILCDTCPRAYHMVCLDPDMEKAPEGTWSCPHCEKEGIQWEAREDGSDGEEDNGDAGDMEEDDHHMEFCRVCKDGGELLCCDSCPSSYHIHCLNPPLPEIPNGEWICPRCMCPPMKGKVQKILTWRWGDPPPPTPVPRPPDLPADAPDPAPLAGRPEREFFAKWCNMSYWHCSWVTELQLELHCQVMFRNYQRKNDMEEPPPIDFGEGEEDKCVKRKSKDPMYKHLEEKYLRFGIKMEWLMVHRILNHSVDRKNNVHYLIKWRELPYDQATWEAEDMDIPEYDPYKQQYWNHRELMMGEEGRPGKKIKVKGRVKRPERPPENPVIDPTIKFERQPEYLDSTGGTLHPYQLEGLNWLRFSWAQGTDTILADEMGLGKTVQTAVFLYSLYKEGHSKGPFLVSAPLSTIINWEREFEMWAPDMYVVTYIGDKDSRAVIRENEFSFEDNAVRGGKKASRMKKDVSIKFHVLLTSYELITIDMAVLGSIDWACLVVDEAHRLKNNQSKFFRVLNNYSLQHKLLLTGTPLQNNLEELFHLLNFLTPERFSKLEIFLEEFADIAKEDQIKKLHDMLGPHMLRRLKADVFKHMPSKTELIVRVELSQLQKKYYKFILTKNFEALNTKGGGNQVSLLNVVMDLKKCCNHPYLFPGAAMEAPKMPNGMYDGNALIKSSGKLMLLQKMMRKLKEGGHRVLVFSQMTKMLDLLEDFLENEGYKYERIDGGITGGMRQEAIDRFNAPGAQQFAFLLSTRAGGLGINLATADTVIIYDSDWNPHNDIQAFSRAHRIGQNKKVMIYRFVTKASVEERITQVAKKKMMLTHLVVRPGLGSKTGSMSKQELDDILKFGTEELFKDEGEGENKEEDSSIIHYDDKAIERLLDRNQDATDDTELQSMNEYLSSFKVAQYVVKDEEEEEEEVQREIIKQEESVDPDYWEKLLRHHYEQQQEDLARNLGKGKRIRKQVNYNDGSQEDRADWQDDQSDGQSDYSVASEEGDEDFDERSEANSRRPSRKGLRNDKDKPLPPLLARVGGNIEVLGFNSRQRKAFLNAVMRYGMPPQDAFTTQWLVRDLRGKSEKEFKAYVSLFMRHLCEPGADGAETFADGVPREGLSRQHVLTRIGVMSLIRKKVQEFEHVNGQWSMPWMAELEENKRAAAQPDSPAKTPSTGTPADTQPNTPVPVDDSSKDCEKDVKKEGEAEKNGKEAGKTSNEVIAIPDDDEKSPSAEQEKKNGEPMETDKPSNGETEGVKEKEGEKMEEGEGEKKSPEGAEETKPPSEAKTEGSEVKPEDAEVKAEEKKEEKTEKMDTTPPADEKKDVKEEKETQKPVESAAKLQNGDGNKEGTASTAAATASGASEEKKKAKTRFMFNIADGGFTELHSLWQNEERAATVTKKTNEIWHRRHDYWLLAGIIQHGYARWQDIQNDVKFAILNEPFKGEMNRGNFLEIKNKFLARRFKLLEQALVIEEQLRRAAYLNMSEDPSHPSMALNTRFSEVECLAESHQHLSKESMSGNKPANAVLHKVLKQLEELLSDMKADVTRLPATIARIPPVAVRLQMSERNILSRLASRAPEPQPQTQQMSQQ